A window of Scomber scombrus chromosome 23, fScoSco1.1, whole genome shotgun sequence contains these coding sequences:
- the dvl2 gene encoding segment polarity protein dishevelled homolog DVL-2 isoform X1 codes for MAETKIIYHIDEEETPYLVKIPIAAENITLLDFKQVLNKPNYKFFFKSMDQDFGVVKEEISDDSAKLPCFNGRVVSWLVSSDTPAAELPVAVVPPVEASTQPSPPPPPLPPPPAERTGGIGDSRPPSFHPNATGSVETLDDQTETESVVSFRRERPRHREGIEQHGPRMNGQSRLERHLAGYESSSTVMSSELETTSFCDSEDDDTMSRFSSATEQSTASRLLKRHRRRRKQRPPRLERASSFSSVTDSTMSLNIITVTLNMEKYNFLGISIVGQSNERGDGGIYIGSIMKGGAVAADGRIEPGDMLLQVNDINFENMSNDDAVRVLREIVHKPGPIILTVAKCWDPSPQGYFTLPRMSVPLPFSQDEPIRPIDPAAWVSHSVAMTGAYPPFPGSSSLSTITSSSSVTETERFDDFSLSLHSDMASVAKAMASPESGLEVRDRMWLKITIPNAFLGSDVVEWLFHHIEGFQDRREARKYASNLLKAGFIRHTVNKITFSEQCYYVFGDLSDCENYMANLSLNDNDGSSGASDQDTLAPLPLPGASPWPMMHTFPYQPYPTHPYSSQPPPYHELTSYSYTPGSTGSQHSEGSRSSGSTRSEGERRRTSKGPGSTVGGGEKSPSTGGVEAGGADSRSGSGSESEYSTRSSLRRGHGSAAPSEHSHASSQRSHHHRMAQPHMSPYPPGILPYNPMMVMMVPQHPHPAMATAHALPHAQQMATAPLHPALPPLPSSTPGGPPGAPPTRDLGSVPPELTASRQSFHLAMGNPSEFFVDVM; via the exons gGTGGTGAAGGAAGAGATTTCCGACGACAGTGCCAAGCTGCCATGTTTCAACGGCAGAGTGGTGTCATGG CTGGTATCTTCAGACACTCCTGCAGCAGAGCTTCCGGTGGCAGTAGTCCCACCTGTGGAAGCATCTACCCAGCCTTCGCCTCCTCCGccacccctcccacccccacctGCAGAGAGGACCGGGGGCATCGGAGACTCAAGACCTCCGTCCTTCCA TCCCAACGCTACAGGCAGTGTGGAGACCTTGGACGACCAGACTGAGACAGAGTCTGTGGTTTCCTTCAGGAGAGAGAGACCTCGACACAGAGAGGGCATCGAGCAACACG GGCCTCGCATGAACGGCCAGAGTCGGCTGGAGCGCCACCTGGCAGGATACGAGAGCTCCAGCACAGTGATGAGCAGCGAGCTAGAAACCACCAGCTTCTGCGACTCTGAGGACGACGACACCATGAGCAG GTTCAGCAGTGCAACAGAGCAGAGCACGGCCTCCAGGCTCCTCAAGCGACACCGCAGACGCAGGAAACAGCGCCCTCCACGTCTGGAGAGG GCTTCCTCCTTCAGTAGCGTGACAGACTCCACAATGTCCTTGAACATCATCACCGTCACTCTCAACATGG AAAAGTACAACTTCCTGGGCATCAGCATCGTGGGCCAAAGCAACGAAAGAGGGGATGGAGGCATTTACATCGGCTCCATCATGAAGGGAGGAGCTGTGGCTGCGGACGGACGCATAGAACCTGGTGACATGCTGCTGCAG GTGAACGACATCAACTTTGAGAATATGAGTAACGACGATGCGGTGCGAGTACTGAGAGAGATTGTACACAAGCCAGG ACCCATCATCCTCACAGTGGCCAAGTGCTGGGACCCGTCTCCTCAGGGCTACTTCACTCTGCCGCGCA TGTCTGTACCCCTTCCTTTTTCTCAAGATGAACCGATCCGACCCATCGACCCAGCAGCGTGGGTCAGCCACTCTGTGGCCATGACTGGGGCCTACCCTCCCTTCCCAGGCAGCTCCTCCCTCAGcaccatcacctcctcctcctccgtcacCGAGACTGAGC gtTTTGACGACTTCAGCTTATCACTACACTCTGATATGGCATCGGTTGCCAAGGCCATGGCCTCACCAGAATCGGGTCTAGAGGTCCGGGACCGCATGTGGCTTAAAATAACCATCCCCAACGCGTTCCTCG GCTCAGATGTCGTGGAGTGGCTTTTCCACCACATCGAGGGGTTCCAGGACCGCCGTGAAGCCAGGAAGTACGCCAGCAACCTGCTGAAGGCCGGCTTCATTCGACACACCGTCAACAAGATCACCTTCTCCGAACAGTGCTACTACGTCTTCGGGGACTTAAGTGACTGCGAGAACT ACATGGCCAACCTGTCCCTGAATGACAATGACGGCTCCAGCGGGGCCTCAGACCAGGACACCTTGGCTCCACTTCCTCTCCCCGGGGCCTCCCCGTGGCCCATGATGCACACCTTCCCCTACCAGCCCTACCCTACACATCCCTACTCCAGCCAGCCCCCTCCCTACCACGAGCTCACCAGCTACAGCTACACCCCCGGCAGCACCGGCAGCCAGCACAGTGAAG GGAGCAGAAGCAGCGGTTCGACAAGAAGCGAGGGCGAGCGACGCCGCACCAGTAAAGGCCCCGGCAGCACCGTGGGCGGAGGAGAGAAGTCCCCCTCTACCGGGGGTGTAGAGGCCGGAGGGGCCGACTCCCGCTCCGGCAGTGGCAGTGAATCAGAGTACTCCACTCGCAGCAGCCTGAGGCGCGGCCATGGTTCGGCCGCCCCCAGCGAGCACAGCCACGCCTCCTCCCAGCGCTCGCATCATCACCGCATGGCCCAGCCCCACATGTCCCCCTATCCGCCAGGCATCCTGCCTTACAACCccatgatggtgatgatggtacCCCAGCACCCACACCCTGCCATGGCAACCGCTCACGCTCTCCCTCACGCACAGCAGATGGCCACAGCCCCCCTGCACCCCGCTCTACCCCCGCTCCCTTCCTCCACTCCAGGGGGACCTCCCGGCGCCCCACCTACCCGTGACCTGGGCTCCGTACCCCCAGAGCTGACTGCATCGCGCCAGTCCTTCCACCTGGCCATGGGCAACCCCAGCGAGTTCTTTGTGGATGTCATGTAG
- the zgc:194312 gene encoding odorant receptor 131-2: MMSNNSTISPQEGDYTCVRFYVSTVSFSVLLFFNLIINWTIVREEQLRTHARFVLVFHLLVSALVHLGMSSIFYYQIHLRARPGHSACMTMITILISSASNILLTLTMMALDRYCAVCHPMRYTSTCTAGYWPWLLGAFTWLVALLIPFILLPRQEAGDSYDGECGPEQLKKGELPKVLFISVCALLILYSYVRILVEGRRLGVLNRRNRTGCRTIALHGSQLAVYILPNFVKYVITMLHKHDSIQAETKELAAVVIFAFFSLAQCVAPVVYGLRKEELLEQLCHRFPCCSRYLKSVLGWTVHANWPHTNHTTRERTLTAQTIISFEATQVPEEEQEEETGSVTVRSSSHDLHSCQGDTDNA, from the exons ATGATGTCAAATAACAGCACGATCTCACCACAGGAGGGGGACTACACCTGCGTGCGTTTTTACGTGTCCACCGTCTCCTTCTCGGTGCTCCTTTTCTTCAACCTAATCATCAACTGGACTATAGTCCGCGAGGAGCAGCTCCGCACTCACGCTCGCTTCGTGCTGGTTTTCCACCTGCTGGTCTCCGCCCTGGTTCACCTGGGCATGAGCAGCATCTTCTACTACCAGATCCACCTGAGAGCACGACCGGGCCACTCCGCCTGCATGACTATGATCACGATATTGATCAGCAGCGCCTCCAACATCCTCCTGACTCTCACCATGATGGCTTTGGACCGATACTGCGCCGTTTGCCACCCCATGCGCTACACCTCCACCTGCACTGCGGGGTACTGGCCCTGGCTGCTGGGCGCGTTCACCTGGCTCGTGGCCCTACTCATCCCCTTCATCCTGTTGCCCCGCCAGGAGGCTGGGGACAGCTATGACGGGGAGTGTGGCCCGGAGCAGCTGAAGAAAGGCGAGCTGCCGAAGGTGTTGTtcataagtgtgtgtgcgctgcTCATACTCTACAGCTATGTGAGGATACTAGTGGAGGGACGTCGATTGGGGGTCCTCAATCGGCGCAATCGCACCGGCTGCAGGACCATCGCCCTACACGGGTCACAGCTGGCCGTTTACATCCTCCCTAACTTTGTGAAATACGTGATTACAATGCTGCACAAGCATGACTCCATTCAAGCAGAGACCAAAGAGCTCGCAGCGGTGGTTATATTTGCCTTTTTCAGCTTGGCGCAGTGCGTTGCGCCAGTTGTTTATGGTTTGCGTAAAGAGGAACTTCTGGAGCAGTTGTGTCACAGGTTCCCCTGTTGTTCCCGATACTTGAAGAGTGTGCTAGGCTGGACTGTGCATGCCAACTGGccacacacaaatcacacaacACG gGAGCGAACGCTGACAGCCCAGACGATCATCTCCTTTGAGGCCACACAAGTCCctgaagaggagcaggaggaggaaactGGGTCGGTTACAGTCAGGAGTTCCTCACATGACCTACACTCATGTCAAGGCGATACGGACAATGCCTGA
- the acadvl gene encoding very long-chain specific acyl-CoA dehydrogenase, mitochondrial, translating to MLLRKVSQSSALCGTIRRIPPVLSGGQRQVVAAVQNTRLYVSQAAEAVLEKTAAVGSDAATKVEKKTAAVESKSFAVSIFKGQIATPQVFPFPSVMNEEQEQFLRELVGPVAKFFVEVNDPAKNDALEKVEDHTMEGLKEMGAFGLQVPADLGGLGLTNTQYARLVEIVGSHDLGVGITLGAHQSIGFKGILLFGNPAQKEKYLPKLATGETIAAFCLTEPASGSDAASIKTIAVQSPCGQYFTLSGGKIWISNGGLAEIFTVFAKTPMKDPKTGEMKDKITAFIVERSFGGVTHGPPEKKMGIKASNTAEVYFDNVRVPADCVLGEVGGGFKVAMNILNNGRFGMAAALSGTMKGVITKAVDHAANRTQFGSKIHNYGAIQEKMARMTMMHYVTESMAYMISGNMDSGASEFQIEAAISKIFASEAAWTVTDECIQVMGGMGFMKDPGVERVMRDLRIFRIFEGTNDILRLFVALNGFQNAGNQLKSLQKAMKNPLGNAGMLAGEITKRAKRKAGLSTGLTLQGSVHPDLAHSGELTVKAIEQFGAVVEELLIKHGKKIIDEQFVLKRVADCAIDLYAMIVVLSRASRSLTQGHAAAQHEKMLCETWCMEAHDRVMQDIKLLRSGESKQLFNNLRAISTAVVENGAVVCPHPLGF from the exons ATGCTGCTTCGTAAAGTGAGCCAGTCTTCCGCTCTGTGCGGCACCATCCGCAGGATTCCCCCAGTGCTGTCCGG AGGTCAGCGTCAGGTCGTAGCTGCTGTGCAAAACACACGTCTCTATGTCAGCCAAGCCGCAGAG GCAGTGCTGGAGAAGACCGCAGCAGTCGGCAGTGATGCTGCCACTAAAGTGGAAAAGAAGACCGCTGCTGTT GAATCCAAATCATTTGCTGTCAGCATTTTCAAGGGACAGATCGCTACTCCTCAAGTGTTTCCCTTCCCCTCAG TTATGAATGAGGAGCAGGAGCAGTTCCTCAGAGAGCTCGTAGGACCTGTCGCCAAATTCTTCGTG GAGGTGAACGATCCTGCCAAGAACGACGCTTTGGAGAAGGTAGAGGATCACACAATGGAGGGCCTGAAGGAGATGGGTGCCTTTGGACTGCAGGTGCCGGCTGATTTGGGTGGCCTCggcctcacaaacacacag TACGCCCGGCTGGTTGAGATCGTCGGCAGTCACGACCTGGGTGTCGGCATCACTTTAGGCGCCCACCAGTCCATCGGCTTCAAGGGCATTCTGCTTTTTGGGAATCCAGCCCAGAAGGAGAAGTACCTGCCCAAGCTTGCTACAG GTGAGACCATAGCCGCCTTTTGCTTGACTGAACCAGCCAGCGGTTCAGACGCTGCCTCCATCAAAACCATAGCAGTCCAGTCGCCCTGCGGTCAGTACTTCACCCTCAGCGGAGGCAAGATCTGGATCAG TAATGGAGGTCTGGCTGAGATCTTCACCGTGTTCGCCAAGACCCCGATGAAGGATCCCAAGACAGGGGAGATGAAGGACAAGATCACAGCGTTCATCGTGGAGAGGAGCTTCGGTGGAGTGACACA CGGGCCTCCTGAGAAGAAGATGGGCATCAAGGCTTCCAACACAGCCGAGGTCTACTTCGATAACGTCCGTGTCCCGGCCGACTGCGTGCTTGGCGAGGTGGGAGGCGGCTTCAAGGTGGCCATGAACATCCTGAATAACGGGCGATTCGGCATGGCGGCTGCCCTCTCCGGCACCATGAAGGGAGTCATCACCAAAGCT GTGGATCATGCAGCTAACAGGACCCAGTTCGGGAGCAAGATCCACAACTACGGAGCCATCCAGGAGAAGATGGCTCGCATGACGATGATGCACTATGTCACTGAG TCAATGGCTTATATGATCAGCGGCAACATGGACAGTGGAGCGTCGGAGTTCCAGATAGAAGCTGCCATCAGCAAGATCTTTGCCTCT GAAGCAGCATGGACTGTGACTGACGAGTGCATTCAGGTTATGGGTGGCATGGGTTTCATGAAG gaCCCCGGAGTAGAGAGAGTGATGAGGGATCTGAGAATTTTCCGGATCTTTGAGGGCACCAACGACATCCTCAGACTTTTTGTGGCCCTCAACGGCTTccag aaTGCAGGAAACCAGCTGAAGAGTTTACAGAAGGCCATGAAGAACCCACTGGGCAACGCCGGGATGCTCGCAGGAGAAATCACCAAGAGAGCCAAAAG GAAGGCTGGTTTGAGCACCGGTCTGACCCTTCAGGGAAGTGTACATCCTGATCTGGCACACAGCGGCGAACTG ACCGTTAAAGCCATCGAACAATTCGGAGCGGTCGTTGAGGAGCTGCTGATCAAACACGGCAAGAAGATTATAG ATGAGCAGTTTGTCTTGAAGAGAGTGGCAGACTGTGCCATTGACCTGTACGCCATGATTGTTGTCCTGTCGAG GGCTTCACGCTCTTTGACTCAGGGCCACGCTGCAGCTCAGCATGAGAAGATGCTGTGTGAGACCTGGTGTATGGAG GCCCATGATAGGGTGATGCAGGACATCAAGCTTCTGCGCTCCGGGGAGTCCAAACAGCTGTTCAACAACCTCCGGGCCATCTCTACGGCGGTGGTGGAGAACGGAGCAGTGGTCTGTCCTCACCCTCTGGGTTTCTAA
- the dvl2 gene encoding segment polarity protein dishevelled homolog DVL-2 isoform X2 produces the protein MAETKIIYHIDEEETPYLVKIPIAAENITLLDFKQVLNKPNYKFFFKSMDQDFGVVKEEISDDSAKLPCFNGRVVSWLVSSDTPAAELPVAVVPPVEASTQPSPPPPPLPPPPAERTGGIGDSRPPSFHPNATGSVETLDDQTETESVVSFRRERPRHREGIEQHGPRMNGQSRLERHLAGYESSSTVMSSELETTSFCDSEDDDTMSRFSSATEQSTASRLLKRHRRRRKQRPPRLERASSFSSVTDSTMSLNIITVTLNMEKYNFLGISIVGQSNERGDGGIYIGSIMKGGAVAADGRIEPGDMLLQVNDINFENMSNDDAVRVLREIVHKPGPIILTVAKCWDPSPQGYFTLPRNEPIRPIDPAAWVSHSVAMTGAYPPFPGSSSLSTITSSSSVTETERFDDFSLSLHSDMASVAKAMASPESGLEVRDRMWLKITIPNAFLGSDVVEWLFHHIEGFQDRREARKYASNLLKAGFIRHTVNKITFSEQCYYVFGDLSDCENYMANLSLNDNDGSSGASDQDTLAPLPLPGASPWPMMHTFPYQPYPTHPYSSQPPPYHELTSYSYTPGSTGSQHSEGSRSSGSTRSEGERRRTSKGPGSTVGGGEKSPSTGGVEAGGADSRSGSGSESEYSTRSSLRRGHGSAAPSEHSHASSQRSHHHRMAQPHMSPYPPGILPYNPMMVMMVPQHPHPAMATAHALPHAQQMATAPLHPALPPLPSSTPGGPPGAPPTRDLGSVPPELTASRQSFHLAMGNPSEFFVDVM, from the exons gGTGGTGAAGGAAGAGATTTCCGACGACAGTGCCAAGCTGCCATGTTTCAACGGCAGAGTGGTGTCATGG CTGGTATCTTCAGACACTCCTGCAGCAGAGCTTCCGGTGGCAGTAGTCCCACCTGTGGAAGCATCTACCCAGCCTTCGCCTCCTCCGccacccctcccacccccacctGCAGAGAGGACCGGGGGCATCGGAGACTCAAGACCTCCGTCCTTCCA TCCCAACGCTACAGGCAGTGTGGAGACCTTGGACGACCAGACTGAGACAGAGTCTGTGGTTTCCTTCAGGAGAGAGAGACCTCGACACAGAGAGGGCATCGAGCAACACG GGCCTCGCATGAACGGCCAGAGTCGGCTGGAGCGCCACCTGGCAGGATACGAGAGCTCCAGCACAGTGATGAGCAGCGAGCTAGAAACCACCAGCTTCTGCGACTCTGAGGACGACGACACCATGAGCAG GTTCAGCAGTGCAACAGAGCAGAGCACGGCCTCCAGGCTCCTCAAGCGACACCGCAGACGCAGGAAACAGCGCCCTCCACGTCTGGAGAGG GCTTCCTCCTTCAGTAGCGTGACAGACTCCACAATGTCCTTGAACATCATCACCGTCACTCTCAACATGG AAAAGTACAACTTCCTGGGCATCAGCATCGTGGGCCAAAGCAACGAAAGAGGGGATGGAGGCATTTACATCGGCTCCATCATGAAGGGAGGAGCTGTGGCTGCGGACGGACGCATAGAACCTGGTGACATGCTGCTGCAG GTGAACGACATCAACTTTGAGAATATGAGTAACGACGATGCGGTGCGAGTACTGAGAGAGATTGTACACAAGCCAGG ACCCATCATCCTCACAGTGGCCAAGTGCTGGGACCCGTCTCCTCAGGGCTACTTCACTCTGCCGCGCA ATGAACCGATCCGACCCATCGACCCAGCAGCGTGGGTCAGCCACTCTGTGGCCATGACTGGGGCCTACCCTCCCTTCCCAGGCAGCTCCTCCCTCAGcaccatcacctcctcctcctccgtcacCGAGACTGAGC gtTTTGACGACTTCAGCTTATCACTACACTCTGATATGGCATCGGTTGCCAAGGCCATGGCCTCACCAGAATCGGGTCTAGAGGTCCGGGACCGCATGTGGCTTAAAATAACCATCCCCAACGCGTTCCTCG GCTCAGATGTCGTGGAGTGGCTTTTCCACCACATCGAGGGGTTCCAGGACCGCCGTGAAGCCAGGAAGTACGCCAGCAACCTGCTGAAGGCCGGCTTCATTCGACACACCGTCAACAAGATCACCTTCTCCGAACAGTGCTACTACGTCTTCGGGGACTTAAGTGACTGCGAGAACT ACATGGCCAACCTGTCCCTGAATGACAATGACGGCTCCAGCGGGGCCTCAGACCAGGACACCTTGGCTCCACTTCCTCTCCCCGGGGCCTCCCCGTGGCCCATGATGCACACCTTCCCCTACCAGCCCTACCCTACACATCCCTACTCCAGCCAGCCCCCTCCCTACCACGAGCTCACCAGCTACAGCTACACCCCCGGCAGCACCGGCAGCCAGCACAGTGAAG GGAGCAGAAGCAGCGGTTCGACAAGAAGCGAGGGCGAGCGACGCCGCACCAGTAAAGGCCCCGGCAGCACCGTGGGCGGAGGAGAGAAGTCCCCCTCTACCGGGGGTGTAGAGGCCGGAGGGGCCGACTCCCGCTCCGGCAGTGGCAGTGAATCAGAGTACTCCACTCGCAGCAGCCTGAGGCGCGGCCATGGTTCGGCCGCCCCCAGCGAGCACAGCCACGCCTCCTCCCAGCGCTCGCATCATCACCGCATGGCCCAGCCCCACATGTCCCCCTATCCGCCAGGCATCCTGCCTTACAACCccatgatggtgatgatggtacCCCAGCACCCACACCCTGCCATGGCAACCGCTCACGCTCTCCCTCACGCACAGCAGATGGCCACAGCCCCCCTGCACCCCGCTCTACCCCCGCTCCCTTCCTCCACTCCAGGGGGACCTCCCGGCGCCCCACCTACCCGTGACCTGGGCTCCGTACCCCCAGAGCTGACTGCATCGCGCCAGTCCTTCCACCTGGCCATGGGCAACCCCAGCGAGTTCTTTGTGGATGTCATGTAG